Proteins encoded by one window of Salmonirosea aquatica:
- a CDS encoding DoxX family protein produces MDILSRLSRAYIEAKGNRWFHYFAVFCRFMLALGFVISGIVKIKGERFASGLSVNNPMGHYLEALHHTEFYYTFIGISQLIIALLLLFRRTAALGAMLYFPVILNICVLAYAVRFEGTRITTFMLLASLYLVVWYYDRIKYILPFQPIGNADEPARKVPLSNQFSFLFFGLVIATLATVVVVNVYLYDIRPGNSQEECTNGCPGNEDPVACQEFCDCLYNKGKLIDECLANYNKALEERTKPQ; encoded by the coding sequence ATGGATATCCTAAGCAGGCTTAGCCGTGCATACATTGAAGCAAAGGGAAACAGGTGGTTTCATTACTTTGCCGTTTTCTGTCGCTTCATGCTGGCCTTGGGATTTGTTATATCAGGAATTGTAAAAATCAAGGGAGAACGGTTTGCCAGCGGCTTATCGGTCAATAATCCGATGGGGCATTATCTGGAAGCACTTCACCACACAGAATTCTATTATACCTTCATCGGCATTTCGCAGCTGATCATCGCGCTTTTGCTGCTTTTCCGAAGAACGGCAGCGCTTGGGGCGATGCTGTATTTTCCCGTTATCCTGAATATCTGTGTTCTGGCGTACGCCGTCCGGTTTGAGGGCACCCGTATCACTACCTTCATGCTGCTGGCCAGTTTATACTTAGTAGTATGGTACTACGACCGCATTAAATACATTTTACCCTTCCAACCGATTGGGAATGCGGATGAACCGGCCAGGAAAGTACCCCTGAGCAACCAATTCTCGTTTCTGTTTTTCGGGTTGGTGATTGCGACGCTGGCGACTGTGGTAGTAGTCAATGTGTATCTCTACGACATCCGACCCGGTAATTCACAGGAAGAATGCACCAATGGATGTCCAGGCAATGAGGATCCGGTTGCCTGCCAGGAATTTTGTGATTGTCTTTACAATAAGGGAAAACTGATTGACGAGTGCCTGGCCAATTATAACAAAGCGCTGGAAGAGCGTACCAAGCCGCAGTAA
- a CDS encoding sensor histidine kinase: MDFLDRPIRLPLADRRVPLRYAVVHAAYWVLVTGFFLYERRFLIVKANLPYFLVCVVSRVGLLMGIAYLNIHYYMPRYLRAKRYLLYCLVVLLSVLAYLLIQSLLDFYLYGFVVGPLRGSRLIETISYIFFSTVWYLWLMVALKLSLDWYEQQRVLQRIAVEKLQAEVNYLRSQVNPHFLFNILNSLYALTLKKSDLAPEVVLKLSEMMGYMLYDSDDLRVPLVQEISYLQNYMELEKLRCGDASEISLDIQGNLNGQEIAPLLLLPLVENAFKHGIEKRLGRAWMHGTLAVDHSALALTVENSKPAISPKNKNGGIGLTNLRKRLELLYPGRYSLHIEEKLESYKADLHISFSEKG; encoded by the coding sequence ATGGATTTTCTGGACCGCCCCATACGACTTCCCCTGGCTGACCGTCGCGTGCCCCTGCGCTACGCAGTGGTTCATGCTGCTTACTGGGTGCTGGTGACAGGATTCTTTCTCTACGAAAGGCGTTTTTTGATTGTCAAGGCTAACCTGCCCTACTTCTTGGTATGTGTGGTGAGTAGGGTGGGGCTTCTGATGGGGATTGCCTACCTGAATATCCATTACTACATGCCCCGGTACCTTAGGGCGAAGCGCTACCTGCTCTATTGCCTGGTGGTTTTGCTGTCTGTTCTGGCCTACCTATTGATACAAAGTCTGCTTGATTTCTATCTGTATGGCTTTGTGGTAGGGCCGCTGCGCGGCAGCCGGCTGATCGAAACGATATCGTATATTTTTTTCAGCACCGTATGGTACCTGTGGTTGATGGTGGCCCTGAAACTGAGCCTGGACTGGTACGAGCAGCAGCGGGTTTTGCAGCGGATTGCGGTAGAGAAATTACAGGCCGAAGTCAACTACCTGCGCTCCCAGGTAAACCCGCACTTTCTGTTCAATATTCTCAATAGCCTCTACGCTCTTACCCTCAAAAAATCCGATCTGGCCCCAGAGGTGGTACTGAAGCTATCAGAAATGATGGGGTACATGCTCTACGATAGCGACGACCTGCGGGTACCCCTCGTCCAGGAGATCAGCTATTTGCAGAACTACATGGAGCTGGAAAAGCTGCGCTGCGGCGATGCTTCGGAAATTTCGCTGGACATACAGGGGAATCTGAACGGGCAGGAAATTGCACCCCTGCTGCTATTGCCGCTGGTGGAGAATGCCTTTAAACATGGCATCGAAAAGCGCTTGGGCCGAGCCTGGATGCATGGTACCCTGGCAGTTGACCATTCGGCACTGGCTCTGACGGTCGAGAACAGCAAACCGGCGATTAGCCCCAAAAACAAAAACGGGGGCATTGGCCTGACTAACCTCCGCAAAAGGCTGGAATTGCTGTACCCCGGTCGGTATTCGCTGCATATCGAAGAAAAACTGGAATCGTACAAAGCCGATTTACACATCTCCTTTTCCGAAAAAGGATAA